GCTTATTGACAATTTCAAGTCACCAAGCTATTCATCTTCAtggtattttcaagttttaccaaacatccTCATTCTAGGCTTGTTCACTACCACTAAGTCCATCCAACTCTTCATCCGATCTTTGTACCTCAAAATCATTATGAACAATTTCGTTGTTCCTAACTCGTTCACTCTCGATAAGGTCCTTTCAGACGTTTTTACCGTATCTAAAGATCCTTTCTGCTTGTGAACATCTTCAACGCCCAATATCTTACTCACGTTAGATATCGGCAATAATCCCTCAATATCAGCAAAGCACTCTTGACAGTGGCAAATCACTTCTCATAGTAGAATTTCTTGGTGTTGTTTATGACAACATATCCATTTCAAATTGTACATATATTACCTAGCTTAACTCAATCAATTAACACATTAGTAATCATTAATTATCTTTTGTCACCTTCAAAATAACATGGGAATTTTCTCAACAATCGTCACATTGGTGATTTTCCCTACAGAAGGCAGCGGCCTCTTACGCGGCAGAGCAGGACAGCCATGCATAAAGGTCGAGGCTCAACACGAGCAGTGACGGGTCAAAAGACGATTGGGTCTTCGTAGATTTTGGATGTTGGCATTGAGGAAAAGGAGATGATGAACATGAGCGGATAATTGATGATGAAATTGCTAAATTTATGAACATGGAAGTTGCTCGTGAATCTCCACGAAGGAGAAGCTGCCTCTGGCGTGGTCCGttagcaataaaaaaaattaaataaaaaataaaaaaattgagaggaaGACCTCCTGTGAAGTTTCATTTGGTGTGTTTTCTTTGCGATAGAATTAATACAAACctaatataaaaatgaatgttAAACGACTCAGTGCCAGAAATCCTAATCTTTAATTAAATGTTAAAAGGTTTTAGCAGGGCCAAAACTATCGTTTCAGCGGTTGCTTTGATACTGAACTTTTCAAACGATCAACCAGTACGAAAAACGATTATTTAAATGACTCTGTAACTTAATTTACCGGAGAATCTGACATGCCagtattttaaacaaaaaactCACTCGAGTAATTTAAATAGAGAGTTTCTAAAGTTTTGGCATAAACTAATTGTTTGTAAAGTTTTGGTACTAAACTTTATGCAATATTTTTGGTCTAAAAACTTGATGCGATTAGAAATGTGAGAAAATGATGTCCTGGGTTTGAAGAAAAAATCGCAAGATAAAAATTCTACGTTAGCCACCAATTTTCTATGCATTTTTAGACTCATAAGCAAACGCCGACGCACAAACACGCACACACCCTCTCTTTtacaaataatttcatttaaaatcacAATCTATTTACTTTCCTCtaataagaaaaaggaggagctgaacaaaattttattcatcTCTCCTCTTTAGCCTTACATTTGCTTCTTCTCTGACTTTGCTCTCTCTTGAGATTGAAAGACGAAAGCTTGAGACCTTGTGAGTATGGACAGCAATGATAGAGCATGTTCGGGACCAATTCAATCGCAATTCTTCagtttatgaaaaagaaatgtattCAAAGATGTTGTGTGACATGATTGGTGCACTGCACAACTCAAATCATGTGTTGTGCCAAAACTTTGCTATCATCAATTTAGTACCAAAACTTGACGGAGGATCACTATagtgccattttttttccttaaaatctGACTATATAATTGTCTCAGGcaagcttttcttttataaaaaaaaaagccaagttGGATTCTCTAAAAGCACGAGTAGCTAGAGTCGCTTATGTAATTGCTTTTGAAAAGTTGCGGCATTTAACCACCTGGGATTCGCCGGTGGCCACCCTTCAACATGGAAGggggtgaggggttcaaatccccaccctCGGGGAGGGATGGAGTGGGGACGTGTAAGTTtcgagtgggtttcgactcatGCCGCAAAAAGGCGGGACAAAAGtcgagagtgagtgtagagtaggaatatagtaagaccgacaaaaaaaaaaagttgcggcattaataaccaaaaaataaataaatgaatttttgaaatattttggcACCCTAAAAGTAACATGCAATAGTTAGGCACTAATATAGTCGTATCCCGAAAAGATCTTTAGGCAGAAATTTAGATGTTAATAAATAAGATATTTACACAAGAAAAGATAATTCATATGAGAGACGGGATTAGACTTTGTAAGAAAGATCCTAACGAGCATCATCTAATTATGCTCTTTGATTAAGCTCCTGAAATCCTAATCACGTTGGAAAATTCTTAAATGAAAAACTAGATGTCTACATAGCAATAGCATGGTAGTTTCCACTTacgaaattttcaaaatagaacAGAAAAAAGCAGTGAAAATGAACCAAAGGTCCAAAGTAACATGAAATCGACTATTTTATGTTATAGTccaaaaaatatcatatttatttatttattcccaCGTATAAATGAATAGCCTTCTCTGAGCAATTATTACACGACCTTGGTATATGTGAATTCGATGTGTATGTGTCGTTACATTATATGGGTCCCACGTCATGGGACATATACTTTTGAGCAATATTTTTAGTCACAAAAATTTGTATCTCGCAACGCGTGAATATCTGGGTAGTTCGTTTCAAAATATGAGGAGAAGGACGAAGATTGCCGTTTCAAAACGCCCATCTCCAAAAACTCTCTCCTTTCCAACCTGGACGACAACACAACAGCGAACCTTCGCGGTCGGCGCACGTAAGCTTACTTTGCCGTTTGAATTGGACGAAGCCTTAAGGCAAGATACCGCGTTCGTCAACCGCCATGGCTAGTCGGTTTTTTCGTCTCtctagaagaagaaaattcttggGTGCTCCCTCAACCGCGCATCTCACGTCCCGGTATTTCTCTCTATATAAATCCACCTCTCCTCCCTCGTCTCTCTCGCCTTCGTCTTCGCCCGCTCCGAAACGCTTgcaagagaagagaagagaagagaagagaagagaagagagagagatgagcacTTACTACAACCAGAATCATCCGCCGGTCGGCGCCCCTCCCCCGCAAGGTAACCTTGTTCTCTTGGATTCGCCATGCTTTTCTGCTATTTCTCAAATTCATCATCTGTAGTCTCCTGGGAACGTGTAGTATGTTCGTTTCTGATTTTTGCGGGTCTTTCTTGGTATcgtaaaacaaaaaattttactTGCAGGGTACCCGAAAGTCGAAGGCTATCCTCCTCCAGGGTATCCGGTGCAGGGTTACGCGCCACAGGGGTATCCTCCGCAGCAAGGATATGGCCAGCCGGCCCAGCCCTACTACGAGGAGCAGCGCCGCCGGAAGGACACCGGCTTTCTTGAAGGATGGTAAAGCACGCGACTAAATTTGCTTGTCAAAAAGTATAATATAATCAAATCAAGTGTGAATCTTTTAGtttcttgttcaaatctacTTTGTCGGTTTCCAGCAGCTTGTTGTTATGGGCGTGCGTATTTTCCTTGCTTCCGCTCCTGAACTCATGAACGCGCGTGTTCCATCTCGGTTTTTTTGCAGCTTAGCGGCACTTTGCTGTTGCTGTCTGCTGGATGCGGTTTTCTGAGGTGGGATCGAGGCAACGGCGCGGATTTAGGGAAAAAGATCGTTCTGGTTTCCATCTCTGCTGGTTGGACGGCGGAGGAGTTAGTGTCGGGAACTATCAGGTGATTTGGCTGTGATGtctttatttattgaacgaTCTCTGTTGAATCGTTGATGTATATATCTGGAGACTATTGTTACTTTTCTCATTCACGGATTATGAGACATGTGTCTTTTCTGAGCTCGTTTGATTTATCTATGCCCCTTTCTAATGGCTAATTTTCTCACAATAAGGTTAACTTACACTTTAAACCAATGCTCGCTAGCGCAGTATATATGCCGATTAAGTCTTTTCACCCTCGCAACAAGACTTTCTACCCCCCCAACtcccccttaaaaaaaaaaaaaaaaaaaaaaaaaataaaaccttcttttcttgtttcgcTTTGTCAGCTTTGCGTCTACGTGATGAGAAATCGATTATTTTGGCAAAACCATGACACAGCAATCCTAGGATTTTTTTACCGATTTTGTCCTCACGTTTTTTGCGCTCTACCACGGTTGCTTCGCTTTCCCCTCGTTCCCTCGAATCGCAGGGTCAAGAACGAGAATTAGGGCTGGGTTGGTTGAGTGTTCTAGCCAATTTGATGGGGCTGGTTTCTGGTGCGAGGATATAATGAACAAACTGAGGGCTAGAGTAGACATAGTCTGGTTTCTGGGCTTTCATGGGGTCTTTGTAATGCAAGTTGGACTTAACAGATGGACTTAATAAAAGTGCATGGGCCAGGGGCTTGGCTTGGAGGAATTGGATCGAGCCCggtgcatataattaacatccTTTCCAatcatttgatgaatttaagccctttattttaatttttttttttgtattttgcattttggttttatttattagtaccaccaaaaatcccaaattacaTTCACCGCAACACgtgctcaaattttttttttttgtgacacaaaaaaagaatCTCAATCTCGTActtgtgtgacacatttacctccgTTAAGGTCTATCAATGagcaccataaaaaataaaaaataaaaacactcaCATAGACTCTGGAAAgcttataaattgatatgacaCCCACATGACTAAAGTGAATAAAAATGACGTCATTGATACCCACATGACTAAAGTGAAataaaaacgacgttgtttcgCCATGCAAGAGACAAAACAAGACCGATCATCTTGTGAGGAAGAGAATCGAGAAAGTAAGGAGAAAGATGTCTGGGTAGGCAGGCACAGGACCCACTACTTCCTAATCGATTGCTCCATTGGATTACCGAATCGAGGTTAGGATTGTAGCGCTTATGAACGATCCCGATCAAGTGTAGGAGTCTGGTACTTTGAATTGACAGACGATTATGCATCGAAAGGAATAAGAACTTAACATTGGGTTCCAAAATTGATGAAATGAATCAAATTAATGATACCACGAATCTCTCCGAAAGAACAAGAGCCGGTGTTTGATTTGCCAAACAGAAATAATCAACTGCAATGACCAAATATAAATCGCTTGGAAAAGAGTGGAAATAATTTGCAAGGAAATTAAATTGTTTTTCGGATGTTTGATCGTGTCTAGTGCTCTTCAGATGTGCTCCTTCTATCGTACATGGGTGATTGACCTCTCTCAACCATCGTTCCCACTTTTCAAATCCACATTTCAACCCCATATTTGATGGTATAATAGTTCCTTCCTTAGGAGGTCGATTACATTAATAGTGCTCTATAGATGTGATCCTTTTATCATACCCGGGCGATGACCACTTGACTTCAATTATAGATCAACACTTTTGATAATTGTTGCCACCTGAGTTTTAGTATAATAACTCTTTCTAGTAAGTGTATCTGATTTGATTTTAGCCAAACTGTGTGAGTTGACATCAGTGCTTCTCAATTCGACTGAGATTGAATTGACTGACCTCGACTTTCTATTATTATGATGGAAGAAAACTACTACTGGCATGTTAACTTAGTTCTATTGGTTTTTCACGGTCAATGCTAGTGTTGATCGTCTAATATGTCAAGTGTTGGCCAATATATTGTTTACTCTTGTTGACACCAACGTGTTTGATTAATTAGTCGATCCTCATAGCCTACGTGACTTCGTATAGTCGATGATTTTGCTTTATTACTATGGCCCAATATAAGGAATTTATTTTTCCCTCAAGGGTTTAGCACTTTCTCATCAATAATTGCCCGAAGTTATATCATACTCAAAACCATCGTTTGTGTTCATTTGATGGCATCAATTCGCATTAACCGTAACTCTTTGACATCATAATTTGCTTTTTAAGGGTGCcaacaaatttctttttatttgtggaCAGACTTTTGATTGTTGATCCCCATAAGTTGAGGCGACTTTCAAGAAGTTATTGCATGATCCGTGAACTATTTAGACTAATATCATCTTAACCATTAACCTTATGAATTCCACCATGAGAACCACACCATCAATATGATggcttttatttatataaattataaatcatattgTATTTTTTCGGGACATtaagaaaagtgaaatgttaaaataattatgaaattatATAAAATCACTATCCACTAgtctaaaagtttaaaattttaatatggaggcttaatttaatatttaattattttaacatGTTCCCTTAGACGTTTATACAATCTTATTAAATgtgctttgaaatttttaaaatttattagatGAAAAGTGTTTACTGTCATGTTTAGTTTACTTAATTAAGTTCCAAATAATTCCTCCAAGAGGGCGCGTCTTTCCCTAAAGAGAAGGCCCAGACTCCCGACTCCATCCGTCTAAACTGCAGACATAAGAGTCTCCCACGTGTTAATCCACGCAGCTTTCCTCCTGTCCTGTCGTCGTCATCTGGTCTGTCTCCCTCTATGTCATCAAGTCTGGCCATCTCCCTCTCTTACAGTCTTACTCTCCTTCGTGTGGCCCCGTTACAAAAAGCTTCTCTCGCCTTTTTGGGCAGGCCCGcttcattttctctcctttccAACGTGAACGACGAAACAACAGTCAACCTTCGTGGTCGGAGGACGTAAGCTTACTTTGCCATTTGAATTGGACGGAGCTACCGCGTTCGTCAACCGCGCATCTCACGTCCCGGTCTTTCTCTCTATATAAATCCACCTCTCCTCCCTCGTCTCTCTCACCTTCGCCTTCGCCCGCTCCGAATCGTCTTTCTCTCTATATAAATCCACCTCTCCTCCCTCGTCTCTCTTACCTTCGTCTTCGCCCGCTCCGAATCGCTTgcaagagaagagaagagaagagagagagagatgagtacTTACTACAACCAGAATCATCCCCCGGTCGGCGCCCCTCCCCCGCAAGGTAACCTTGTTCTCTTGGATTCGCCATGCTTTTCTGCTATTTCTCAAATTCATCACCTGTAGTCTCCTGGGAATGTGTAGTATGTTCGTTTCTGATTTCTGCGGGTCTTTCTTGGTATcgtaaaacaaaaaattctacTTGCAGGGTACCCGAAAGTCGAAGGCTATCCTCCTCCAGGGTATCCGGTGCAGGGTTACGCGCCACAGGGGTATCCTCCACAGGGATATCCTCCACAGCAAGGATATGGCCAGCCGGCCCAGCCCCACTACGAGGAGCAGCGCCGCTGGCAGGACACCGGCTTTCTTGAAGGATGGTAATGCACGCGACTAAATTTGCTTGTCAAAAAGTATAATATAATCAAATCAAGTGTGAATCTTTTAGtttcttgttcaaatctacTTTGTATTTGAGCCAGTCGGTTTCCAGCAGCTTGTTGTTATGAGCGTGCGTATTTTCCTTGCTCGGCTCCTGAACTCATGAAAATGCGTGTGTTCCATCTCGGCTTTTTTGCAGCTTCGCGGCAATTCGCTGTTGCTGTCTGCTGGATGAGGATTCCTGAGGTGGGCTCGAGGCAATGGCGCGGATTTAGGAAAAAGATCGTTCTGGTTTCCATCTCTGCCGGTTGGACGGCGGAGGAGTTAGTGTCGGGAACTATCAGGATGATTTGGCTGTGATGtctttatttattgaacgaTCTGTTGTTAAAATATGTGTTCGAAATGGGTTGATCAATGAAATCGGATTgagtaaaaacaactcggactttgaggcgtgatatcactttctttaagaatttatttgtctcacaacgttgctaatggtcaccggcaaaaatcctccagggaTACAACAAAGTTTCTCGGATGAGAATCTAAATAaagaatttagtatttataGCCTCTctaaacaatcgaaaaattgactgctatttttttggaaagagGACTTGAAAATGACAACACTATTTCTTTCCGAAAATAATGAAGTATGTTtcgcaactcttcgtgaaaattgcgaacaaacatgtctttagaaaattgttcggataaaccaatgcgactcttcggaagaagtcgaaaaacgaacaattgcaatccttcggataaattaaaaccaaataagtaattttccaaaagttgtcttgaaaagacacaaataaaatttggaataattttttttttttttttaaatagaatttcgaattttcatttatatttcatttccgaaattctcaaattaaaaggcaacctttgaactacaatataaaataaaataaaaaataaataaataaaaaagcaagagattaatgctaattaaaccgcgggcgcgcaggcgtgcaaagtgctaagtgcgccaaataatcgcgcacccgcacgcgggtatggtggggtctagccccacctaatcactcctttaactacaaaagggaaattcctcattaataaattaatcctcctgctcccacattttctatgtgggacaaaatAAAaggcactcattttgttttaacaaacaaaattccaacaatcccccactttgtttgtaaaacaaaagccaaagtttcagtaagattaatatacatacataaagatctctttcgagttaaacctttacttagtgcaagtatatcaaagctctatcaaagtgacaagtagctcggctttaaacttgtacttttatgtaatagaaccggacataccacacatacactaacctcttgtttcagcgagaatttctatattactTCGCACTATTATGGcattgtgcttgatcctgtttcatgagctctctagaaagcaaccctcactttcgtaaggagcggcaccacttcta
Above is a window of Eucalyptus grandis isolate ANBG69807.140 chromosome 9, ASM1654582v1, whole genome shotgun sequence DNA encoding:
- the LOC104418435 gene encoding cysteine-rich and transmembrane domain-containing protein WIH2 isoform X1 yields the protein MASRFFRLSRRRKFLGAPSTAHLTSRYFSLYKSTSPPSSLSPSSSPAPKRLQEKRREEKRREEREMSTYYNQNHPPVGAPPPQGYPKVEGYPPPGYPVQGYAPQGYPPQGYPPQQGYGQPAQPHYEEQRRWQDTGFLEGCFAAIRCCCLLDEDS
- the LOC104418435 gene encoding cysteine-rich and transmembrane domain-containing protein WIH1 isoform X2, with the translated sequence MASRFFRLSRRRKFLGAPSTAHLTSRYFSLYKSTSPPSSLSPSSSPAPKRLQEKRREEKRREEREMSTYYNQNHPPVGAPPPQGYPKVEGYPPPGYPVQGYAPQGYPPQQGYGQPAQPYYEEQRRRKDTGFLEGCLAALCCCCLLDAVF
- the LOC104418435 gene encoding cysteine-rich and transmembrane domain-containing protein WIH1 isoform X3 — translated: MSTYYNQNHPPVGAPPPQGYPKVEGYPPPGYPVQGYAPQGYPPQGYPPQQGYGQPAQPHYEEQRRWQDTGFLEGCFAAIRCCCLLDEDS